Part of the Brevibacillus brevis genome is shown below.
CAGGAAATCCGTCACATGGATCTGTTGAACCAAAATGAACAAGGGGAAATTGAGACGACTGGCGATCGTAAACCCCATGACCCCGAGCAAGATCAGCAGGAGCACAGTCGCCGCGAATCCGACGAGCAAAACGCCATGCTTCATGGCTGCGAAGAACAAACGGGGATGGGTAGATGCATGCAGGAATGCTCCAAACAGAAAGATATCCCCATAGATCCCGAGCGGCAGCAGGTTGGTTACGAAGATTTTGCTAAGACTGCTGCTGAGGATCGGTTCCAGACGCTCCACGCTATACTCGTTGCTCAATAGCAGGTACATCAGGATCGAGAGGGAAAAGAAAGCAGGAAAGTACATTTCGTTCACGCGGGCAGCGACTTCCAGACTCGTCTTTCCGTAGTACATCATCAAGAGGACAAAGACGATCAAAATGATTTCAAGGGGGGTCCGCGGAAGAAGGGCCACGTGGAAAAACGAGCAAGCCCCTTTGATGTCCAAGGTAAGAGTGATGCCGATATACAGCAGCAGAATGAAATTGATCAAGCCGCCTACCCATTTGCCAAACACAATAAACAATATTTCAAACATATTTTTCCCCGGATAGGCGCGAGTCAGCTCAGCCAGTGCGAACGCGATTGCAATCGCATAGCAGCAAGGAAGGATCTGAGAGAACCAGGCATCCATTTTGGCTATTTTCGCCAAGGTATTGAAAAAGGAGATCAACATCCCCGTCAGTAAGACGCTCGCGACCAGCCAGGCGATTTGCCGATGATTGATGACTTGCTTGTGGATCATGGACGCTCCTCCTTACTTCATATGATCAATCCACGACTTGATATGGGGAGAAAAGACATTCAAATAGTCGTCGATGGGTATTTGTCTCTTCTGTTGAAGCTGCAGGAGAATCAAGAAACACACGGTAAACCCGTACAGGATATACATCACGATTTTCTGTTTGCCAGGAATACGCTTTCTTTTCAGGAGAAAGGACACGATTGATATCACCAGCACGACGATGTATACGATGAGAAATAATCGATTCATTGCGGCTCTTCCTTCGTAATATTCGTTGTCGTCTGTCCGACATTGGAGATTTGGACTTTGCAATCGATTTTGTACGTTATTTTCGATATCACTTCATTCCATCTATCCCGATACGTGGCCTTCCACTCTCGCGGGTATTTGCGAGCGAGGTCTATTCCCAGACCGATCGAGTCGGATCGCGTCTTTTTGATCTGATCGAATATCCTTTTGATATTGTCCGTCACTTCTTTCTCCAGCTTGGACTCGATCACCGTAACTACTTCTTTTTTCGATAAGTTGTAGGTGGTCAGGTTTTCCACCACGATCGCCGTGCCATACACTTTTACTTGAAAATGAATGGCTCCATTTCGGAGTACCGGATAAATGTGGGCCTTTCCTTTATAGATATCAATGCTCAGCTTTTGCTTGCCATCCAGATTCACGACAGTCGTATACGGTGCAAACGAACGCTGGAACCAGCGCAGCCCTTTGATTTCCTCGTTCGAATACGTAGCGACTAGCTTGTCGTTCCGAAAGGTCGCGATGCCTGTCGCCTCGATTTCCTTGGACTTTCCCTTTGGCTTTGTATCGACGGGTTCAAATATGGGCAGGAAGGCATCCACCCCTGGTGTGTTCAGCATCTGGGAAATATCCTTGATCGTGATCGGGATCGTAACCGCTTTAACAAGCTCGCGGATCGCATCCCCCGAAAAGCGCTCGAACTGCGGTTGTGCTTGCAAAAGCCGGAACGCCTTCCCTCTTGTCATGACAATATAAGCTGTCAGACGATTCTCCGGGAACCGTGAGATAATATCCAGCACCTCGCCAAAACCTTCTTTCGCCAATTGCTCCCCGATCACGACGACGCGATGGTGGGCATAGTACAGATGCCTCGACATACGGGACTGGATGATGTTATGAGCATCCCGAATGGTCTGACCTACTGCGGAATCGACGTAGTAGCTTTTGTCACCGCCGGTTCCCCCGCCACCGCCTGTCGGTCCCCCGAGGTGGCTGACGAGAGGCACCTGCACCGATAATCGATACAACCCGCCTTTCTCCTTGTCGATGGCCATGGCAATGACGATGGCCACGTCGTTTACCTCGCGCCGGTCCCAGCAACCACTTCCGATCAGCAAGCAGACCATGATCATGCAAAGCAGCGCTGCTCGTTTCACGATCTCCCCTCCTCGTCAGGCTGGCTATTGTTCCCAGGTACCCCCTTTTGTCCTTCGTCTCTTACGAGTTGTTTGCTAAAGCCCACATCCATCCGTCTGGCGTTTTGAACGCCCATAAAGCTGGGGCGTTTGTTTAAAGCCGCCCAGGGCGAGCGGAGCAAAATATCCTTCAAGTCGCCCGCGGACAGCGGAGCGACAGGCGCGAGGTATGGCACCCCGAACGAACGCAAATTAGCCATATGCCCGATGATGATGAGCAAGAGGACGAGAATGCCGTATATCCCCAAAATAGAGGCCGCAATCATGATGGGGAAGCGAAGCATGCGCAGGGCGATGGCCGCGTTGAAATGCGGAATCGTAAAGGAGGCGATCCCTGTGATCGATACGACGATGACCATCGGAGCGGAGACAATTCCTGCCTGGACGGCTGCCTGGCCTACGACCAGGGCGCCCAGGATGCTCACCGCCTGGCCGACCGTCTTGGGCAGGCGAATTCCCGCCTCCCGCAAGGCTTCAAAGGCCACCTCCATGAGAAGCGCCTCGACGATCGCCGGGAACGGGATGGATGCACGGGCGGCGGCAATGCTGAGAAAAAGTGTCGTCGGTATCATCTGTTGATGAAAGGTGGTAATTGCGACGTAGATTCCCGGCGTCAAAAGCGAGACGAGGAGGAACAAGTAACGTAGCCACCGAACGAGCGTCGACATTTGAAATCGCTCGTAGTAGTCTTCGTTCGCTTGCATCATCATCCAAAAGGTGGCAGGGACGATCAGCACCATCGGGGTCCCGTCTACAAAGATGGCGACTCGCCCTTCCAGCAAGGCCCCTGCGATTGTATCGGGCCGCTCGGAGTACATGACTTGCGGAAAAGGCGAAAGGATGCTGTCCTGAATCAGTTCCTCGATATATCCACTTTCCAGGACGGAATCGATGTCAATCTTGCCGATCCGTTGCGATACTTCCTCCACGAGGCTAGGGTCCGCGATTCCTTCCAGATACGATACAACAACGTTCGTGTTGGTCTCCCGGCCGATGACAAGCGATTTCATTTTCAGCCGAGGCGTCTTGAGCTTGCGCCGCAGCATGGAGGTATTCGTGCGGATGTTTTCAATAAAGCCTTCCCGCGGACCGCGAATGACGGCCTCGCCTTCCGGTTCGTTGACGGAGCGCATCTCCGCACCGCGGATGCCGAGAGTGAGCGCCTCCGAATTGCCGTCCACCAAAATCCCCGTGTCACCGGAGAGCACAGCCTGCAGAAGCTTTTTATAATCTTTTACCCGCGTGACTTGCGAGATCGGAAGCAGCGCTTCTTCGATCACCTGGATGTTTTCGTCCCCGTCCTCCAGCACCATCAAGGCTTTCAAGGCCTGGTTCACTTCCGAGGTGTTGATGAGTCCATCCACGAACACCGCGATGGCGTGCACGCTGTTCTTTTGCTTGAACTCGCGGATGACGAAATCCGAGCAATCCGAAAACAGATGCTGCAAGAAAGTAGCGTTGTCGCTCAACTTTTCGAATAACGGAACGCCTTCCAGCTCGACCAAGCTGCAGGCGTCAACCGTGTCGATCAGCTCTTGAATTTTGTCCTTTTTCTTTCCTGGAAACTTCATCTTTTCACCAACCACTGGCAAGCTAACCGTATTATGGTTAAATGCTTCCATTTCTATGCAGAAGGCCCTTTTTCACGAATAAGGAACGGATGTGTGGAGAAAGTAGGGGCAAAGAAAACTGGGAAGAAGGTGTCCACTTGCCGGCAACTGCTAAAGAATACGAGCTCACCTTGGACGGTCATACCATGACGATCACCAATCCGTACAAGCCGTTGTGGCCGGAAGCGAACGTGACCAAGCTGGACTATATCCGCTACTTGCTTCAGGTCGCGCCGTATCTGCTTGCCTATGCGAAGAACCGGCTGCTGACTGTCATCCGCTATCCGCACGGGATTCACGACAAGCATTTTTTTCAAAAAAACACACCGGAGTACGCCCCGTCCTGGATTCGCACCAGCGTATGGGAAAACACGCGATACGTGCTGTGCAACGATCAGGCGACGCTCATTTGGATGGCGAATCAGGCGTCCTTGGAATGGCACGTCTCCTTTCATTTGGCCCATAACGAGATCCCGACCGAGCTCGTCTTCGACCTGGATCCGTCCACAGACGACTTTTCCGTCGTCATCAAGACTGCCCTGCTGCTTAAACAACTGCTCGACGAGCTACACCTCCCTTCCTTTGTGAAGACGTCGGGCGCAAGCGGATTGCAGATCTACATTCCTATCGAGCAGCGTTACACGTTTGAGCAGACAAGAGAGGTCGGGCAATTCATCGCCTCCTATCTGGTTCGCAAGCACCCCGAGATGCTGACGATCGAGAGGTTGATCAAAAATCGGGGAACAAAGCTGTACATCGACTACTTGCAGCACTGGCGAGGGAAGACGCTGCCTGCTCCCTACTCGACCCGTGCGAGAACACAGGCGACTGTCTCCACGCCCTTGCGCTGGGATGAAGTGCCCTCTATCCATCCGACCGACTTCACCGTTCACAATGTGCCCGAGCGGCTGCAGCAGCTGGGTGACCTGTTCGCATCCGTGTCTTCTCCTACCCATCCGGCCTCGCTGGATTCCATTCTCACGTTCTTGCACAGAGTGTAACGTTGAATTTTGAATACTTGCTTCGGTTTGTGCTATACTGTCCTGAGACATTGCGAGGCAAGGAGGAACTTTCATGATTGATCCCGTAGCGATTGCGGTCGGGCCCTTGAAAATTCACTGGTACGGTATTATTATGGGGCTCGCCTTTTTCATAGGCACTTATCTCGCCCGATACAATTCCAAACGTTCCGGCATAGACCCGGATCACATTCTGAATATGGTCGTCCTGATCATTCCTGCCGCGATTATTTTCGCGCGGCTCTACTACGTGATCTTCGAACTGGATCAATATAAAACCTTGATGGATGTGATCGCTGTATGGAATGGCGGCCTTGCCATTCACGGCGGGCTGATCGGCGGGGTGCTGGCCGGAACCTGGTACATCCGCAGACACAAGCTTCCGTTTTTGAGACTGGGCGATGTCATGATGCCCAGCGTGATTCTGGGCCAGGCGATCGGCCGTTGGGGCAACTTCATCAACCAGGAAGCCCATGGCGGTCCGGCCTCCGCAGAATTCATGGCTAAGTTTCCCGCATTCATTCGTGATCAGATGTACATCGGAGGACAGTACTACCACCCTACTTTCCTCTACGAGTCCATGTGGAATTTGGTCGTGTTCGCCATCCTGATGGTCATGCTGTATCGCTTCAAGAAATTCGACGGGCAAGTTTTGTTCAGCTATATGATCCTGTATTCCGTGGGTCGTTTCTTCATCGAGGGAATGCGCACGGACAGCCTGCTCATTGCAGATACGCTGCGGGTCGCTCAGCTCGTCAGCTTGAGCCTGATTGCACTGGGTATCATCCTGCTGCTCGTTTTCGCCCGGAAAAGCAAACAGTCGCGCCAGTCCCACAACACGATGGAATAATCCGAACCAAACAGAAGAAGCGCTCTCTTTCGTGAAAAGAGGCGCTTTTTTCTTTTCCTCTTGTCTGAATTGTCGCAATGACGGCAAGAATACAATGTAGGAGGATAAACAGGAAAGGAGAATGTTTCGATGGACGACGGAATGCTGGAAGAGTACCTGGATCGGCCTGTGCGCGTCCAATTTGCCCCCGGCATGATTGGCCCCGGTCTAGCTGCATATGTCGAGGGCAAGCTGTATGATTACGGACCGAACGGCATTCTTCTGGAGGAGGGCGACGGCTCGCTGAATTACATTCCTCTCTCTGCCGTACGGCTCGTACAGATCAAACCGAAGCCAGGTCTGTGGGAGCGGCTCACGGGTTCGGGCTGACCGAAAAACGAAAAGACACCTGTTGCAGGCTTGTCCGCCTGATAGGTGTCTTTTTCTTGTAACCAATCTGAATGAATCATCGTCTGTATCAGAGAAACACATCAAACACGACATAGCAGGCAGCAGCCAGACAGGCCGTAACGGGGAGCGTAATCACCCACGTCACGACGATGCGGCCCGCCAGACCCCATTTCACGGCATTCAGCTTTTGGGAAGCCCCTACCCCGAGGATCGAGGAAGTGATGACGTGCGTCGTGCTGACAGGCAGCTTCAACATCGTGAAAATGGTGATGATCAAAGCGGAAGAAAGGTCGGCCGAAAAACCGCTGATCGGCTTGATTTTCATAATCTTTCCGCCCATGGTCTTGATGATGCGCCATCCGCCTACCGATGTACCCAGTGCCATCGCGAGGGCTGCAGACAGCTTGACCCAGAGTGGAATGGTAAATTCGCCCGGAGCCTGATGCAAAAATCCACCCGACAACAGCGCGAGGGTGATGACCCCCATGGTTTTCTGTGCGTCGTTCGCGCCGTGGCTGAAGGACTGCCAGGAGGCCGAAAGCACTTGCAAAACGCGGAAGCTGCGGTTCGTACGATGATAGGCTGTGTTCGCAACCAGGCGGGACACGATCCGGATGACGATAAAACCTATGACAAAAGCAACGATGGGAGAAATGATCAGAGCCTTTACGATATCGATGAAGCCTTCCATGTTGATCGAACCAAATCCTGCAGCACCTACCGCAGCACCGGCAACCCCGCCGATAATGGCATGGGAGGAAGAACTCGGGATCCCGAACCACCAGGTGATCAGGTTCCATAAAATAGCGGCGGTAAGCGCTGCAAGAACTACGAGCAATCCGTTTTGCAGTTGGAATGGATCCGTGATTTTGCCGCCGATCGTCTTGGCTACCCCGGTGTACGTAAGAGCTCCGAGAAGGTTGAAAACGGAAGCCAGGATGATGGCCGTACGAGGACTTAATGCTCGTGTCGATACAGATGTCGCAATCGCGTTGGCGGTATCGTGAAAACCGTTGATAAAATCAAAGCTTAGCGCCATGATGACGACGAGTATGAGAATAATCACCTCTGGCGAAAGATCAGGCATTCTTTAACACGATCCCTTCTACCAGATTGGAGACGTCTTCGGCAAAGTCCGCACAGTCTTCGAGCTTGTCGTAAATCTCTTTCATCTTGATCGCTTCGATCGGATTGGCATCCGGAGCGTTCAGGAGATCCGAAACCATCTTGCGGTAGTTGGAATCTGACTCGTGTTCCAAATCCTTGATCTCCCGCGCAATTTTGGCCACCACCTGATGGTCCAGCTTGCGAAGGGTACGGATCAGTTCGATCAGCTTCGCGGAACATTTAACCAAAATATTGGCTTGAGCGAGGACGCGTGGATCCGGTTGACGCACCTGGTACAAATACATGCGGTCCGCAACCCCGTCGATGTAATCGATCATCGAGTCCATCGTATGCGCCAATTGGTGAATATCTTCGCGCTCAAGCGGAGTGATAAAAGTGGAGTTCAACTCGTTCATGATGCGGCGAACGATTTCATCCCCTTCTTTTTCAACAGCCTTGATTGCCTTGACTTTCGCTTCCAGGTCCTGATAGTTTCCTATCATTTCATAGAAGAGATGCGTTCCCTTGTGGACGTTAGCAATTTGCTGTTCGAACAGGTCGAAGAAGATATACTTGTTTGATTTAAACATACGTTC
Proteins encoded:
- a CDS encoding endospore germination permease — translated: MIHKQVINHRQIAWLVASVLLTGMLISFFNTLAKIAKMDAWFSQILPCCYAIAIAFALAELTRAYPGKNMFEILFIVFGKWVGGLINFILLLYIGITLTLDIKGACSFFHVALLPRTPLEIILIVFVLLMMYYGKTSLEVAARVNEMYFPAFFSLSILMYLLLSNEYSVERLEPILSSSLSKIFVTNLLPLGIYGDIFLFGAFLHASTHPRLFFAAMKHGVLLVGFAATVLLLILLGVMGFTIASRLNFPLFILVQQIHVTDFLDRVEIVLFSLWFPAFTIKVIVGYLAFLVCLGSFGGQQHYAAYNLPAGWLLAAASLFLYQRVVDMSDFLSFTMPFIAVAIQVPLLTILYIKARVNRKMETQVSIPEGTRLYRFYRQSVWIGALSLLGCIVSIVSGVLFMNSTEMGGVVTSISFSFFLLLALLASYAEMQALNHGKQKLVKNKESGTFRQ
- a CDS encoding Ger(x)C family spore germination protein — translated: MKRAALLCMIMVCLLIGSGCWDRREVNDVAIVIAMAIDKEKGGLYRLSVQVPLVSHLGGPTGGGGGTGGDKSYYVDSAVGQTIRDAHNIIQSRMSRHLYYAHHRVVVIGEQLAKEGFGEVLDIISRFPENRLTAYIVMTRGKAFRLLQAQPQFERFSGDAIRELVKAVTIPITIKDISQMLNTPGVDAFLPIFEPVDTKPKGKSKEIEATGIATFRNDKLVATYSNEEIKGLRWFQRSFAPYTTVVNLDGKQKLSIDIYKGKAHIYPVLRNGAIHFQVKVYGTAIVVENLTTYNLSKKEVVTVIESKLEKEVTDNIKRIFDQIKKTRSDSIGLGIDLARKYPREWKATYRDRWNEVISKITYKIDCKVQISNVGQTTTNITKEEPQ
- a CDS encoding spore germination protein yields the protein MKFPGKKKDKIQELIDTVDACSLVELEGVPLFEKLSDNATFLQHLFSDCSDFVIREFKQKNSVHAIAVFVDGLINTSEVNQALKALMVLEDGDENIQVIEEALLPISQVTRVKDYKKLLQAVLSGDTGILVDGNSEALTLGIRGAEMRSVNEPEGEAVIRGPREGFIENIRTNTSMLRRKLKTPRLKMKSLVIGRETNTNVVVSYLEGIADPSLVEEVSQRIGKIDIDSVLESGYIEELIQDSILSPFPQVMYSERPDTIAGALLEGRVAIFVDGTPMVLIVPATFWMMMQANEDYYERFQMSTLVRWLRYLFLLVSLLTPGIYVAITTFHQQMIPTTLFLSIAAARASIPFPAIVEALLMEVAFEALREAGIRLPKTVGQAVSILGALVVGQAAVQAGIVSAPMVIVVSITGIASFTIPHFNAAIALRMLRFPIMIAASILGIYGILVLLLIIIGHMANLRSFGVPYLAPVAPLSAGDLKDILLRSPWAALNKRPSFMGVQNARRMDVGFSKQLVRDEGQKGVPGNNSQPDEEGRS
- the ligD gene encoding non-homologous end-joining DNA ligase, with the translated sequence MTITNPYKPLWPEANVTKLDYIRYLLQVAPYLLAYAKNRLLTVIRYPHGIHDKHFFQKNTPEYAPSWIRTSVWENTRYVLCNDQATLIWMANQASLEWHVSFHLAHNEIPTELVFDLDPSTDDFSVVIKTALLLKQLLDELHLPSFVKTSGASGLQIYIPIEQRYTFEQTREVGQFIASYLVRKHPEMLTIERLIKNRGTKLYIDYLQHWRGKTLPAPYSTRARTQATVSTPLRWDEVPSIHPTDFTVHNVPERLQQLGDLFASVSSPTHPASLDSILTFLHRV
- the lgt gene encoding prolipoprotein diacylglyceryl transferase yields the protein MIDPVAIAVGPLKIHWYGIIMGLAFFIGTYLARYNSKRSGIDPDHILNMVVLIIPAAIIFARLYYVIFELDQYKTLMDVIAVWNGGLAIHGGLIGGVLAGTWYIRRHKLPFLRLGDVMMPSVILGQAIGRWGNFINQEAHGGPASAEFMAKFPAFIRDQMYIGGQYYHPTFLYESMWNLVVFAILMVMLYRFKKFDGQVLFSYMILYSVGRFFIEGMRTDSLLIADTLRVAQLVSLSLIALGIILLLVFARKSKQSRQSHNTME
- a CDS encoding inorganic phosphate transporter, coding for MPDLSPEVIILILVVIMALSFDFINGFHDTANAIATSVSTRALSPRTAIILASVFNLLGALTYTGVAKTIGGKITDPFQLQNGLLVVLAALTAAILWNLITWWFGIPSSSSHAIIGGVAGAAVGAAGFGSINMEGFIDIVKALIISPIVAFVIGFIVIRIVSRLVANTAYHRTNRSFRVLQVLSASWQSFSHGANDAQKTMGVITLALLSGGFLHQAPGEFTIPLWVKLSAALAMALGTSVGGWRIIKTMGGKIMKIKPISGFSADLSSALIITIFTMLKLPVSTTHVITSSILGVGASQKLNAVKWGLAGRIVVTWVITLPVTACLAAACYVVFDVFL
- a CDS encoding DUF47 family protein, giving the protein MFKSNKYIFFDLFEQQIANVHKGTHLFYEMIGNYQDLEAKVKAIKAVEKEGDEIVRRIMNELNSTFITPLEREDIHQLAHTMDSMIDYIDGVADRMYLYQVRQPDPRVLAQANILVKCSAKLIELIRTLRKLDHQVVAKIAREIKDLEHESDSNYRKMVSDLLNAPDANPIEAIKMKEIYDKLEDCADFAEDVSNLVEGIVLKNA